A window of the Carassius gibelio isolate Cgi1373 ecotype wild population from Czech Republic chromosome B16, carGib1.2-hapl.c, whole genome shotgun sequence genome harbors these coding sequences:
- the adar gene encoding double-stranded RNA-specific adenosine deaminase isoform X2, with protein MSRGRGGYHKDCQRFSLPPQQGKPRFHSHQTTSHPRGPRVQSTDSVSDSYPHGSFYSTHPAAPRVPPRGGPFHPSPSDPPLWASPRHGSDQIFDSNSLSFRQHQVQFLRGQSAQAPQFKAPQQLGSQTSSLGEEVSTGPTQYQAGYRDFKSSGSSFGRREGYGRGQGNWQRQQNFGNTPGPKRKSHWNHYLQKGQYYPNQYTKHYWNTQVDDVSSDLHNLSLGDRVTRVDTSDTSSCSSLSSKVSSSPSSVRESLYFTPEIQQQVFTFLTSLGPDETIQARVLGKKLGLPKKIVNKALYALLRTNQAVKQGDSPPLWRLRKEKDSEPIKERDQTQFSKDSETKPGQKSSIKQEATGDLISTSDPSASKLLVEADSHSTDQSEDSEGEDTCETLLPDQVQKTLLPSVHSVTLPTMADTKDSKEKILQYLYEAGTSNALVIAKNLGLRSAKQVNPTLYAMEKQGDVRRDSEVTPHTWSLSVHRQEKMDRQRKVAANAKQDENSAEMLSFATEAIASVNDTLEFLSGTATEPMDGGESLLDEILGNNTELDMPGLEVMPPKPSEPSFPPHYFQPPSHQFSYYQDMASNGGERSQWASDDIPEFLNTIRSEVAVSLAAPLHPAQSLESSRLQKLKEARSKNPVSGLMEFAQQFGHSCEFLLLDQSGPSHEPRFRMQVMLDGRRFPPAEGPNKKVAKKDAAAITLKILWKETEGAGDGEEEEPSIEGAESNTDPADDMQGGTDTPPQALARSLPGGKNPVSVLMEHSQRSGHAIQFIKTGQEGPPHDPRFMFRVKVGERLFQEASAPSKKAAKQLAAEEAMKELMGDGLLHLNKPPGTFCPVGDNESQPAIPACPSLPPLTAAELQAAHEAGVGDLINYLNNNAVSGLLEYARARGFAAEISLVGQSGPSHEPKFTYQAKLGGRWFPAVCASNKKQGKQEAADAALRVLIGEAEKAARTGELTPELPVSGSTMHDQIAMLSHQRFNALTARIQHSLLGRKILATIVMRKGTDTLGTVVSLGTGNRCVKGEELSLRGDTVNDCHAEIISRRGFIRFLYGELIKHWESPGDETIFELADDGKLKIKSDITFHLYISTAPCGDGALFDKSCSEAAELDGSQHMPLFENVKQGKLRTKVENGKRPKKLHL; from the exons ATGAGCAGAGGTAGAGGAGGGTATCACAAAGATTGTCAGCGATTCTCTCTCCCTCCCCAACAGGGAAAACCTCGGTTTCATTCCCACCAAACTACTAGTCACCCACGTGGCCCTCGTGTCCAAAGCACAGACTCTGTATCTGACAGTTATCCTCACGGTTCCTTTTACTCCACCCACCCAGCTGCTCCTCGCGTGCCTCCACGTGGTGGTCCTTTTCACCCTAGCCCCTCTGATCCACCCCTGTGGGCATCCCCTCGGCACGGCAGTGATCAGATCTTCGACTCAAATAGTCTAAGCTTCCGACAACACCAGGTGCAGTTCCTCAGGGGGCAGAGTGCACAGGCTCCGCAATTTAAAGCACCCCAGCAGCTTGGATCCCAAACCTCCAGCCTAGGGGAAGAGGTCTCTACTGGGCCTACCCAGTACCAGGCAGGTTATCGTGACTTCAAATCAAGTGGTAGCAGTTTTGGAAGAAGAGAAGGCTACGGCAGAGGCCAAGGAAACTGGCAAAGGCAGCAGAACTTTGGAAATACACCTGGACCTAAGAGAAAGTCACACTGGAATCACTATCTCCAGAAGGGACAGTATTATCCCAATCAATACACTAAACACTACTGGAATACACAAGTAGATGATGTGTCCTCGGACCTTCATAATCTGAGTTTGGGTGACCGGGTAACAAGGGTAGACACCTCTGACACCTCATCCTGCAGTAGCCTTTCCAGCAAGGTTTCCAGTTCTCCCAGCTCGGTCAGAGAGTCTCTGTATTTCACCCCTGAGATCCAGCAACAGGTCTTCACTTTTTTGACGTCACTTGGGCCAGACGAGACCATTCAGGCCAGGGTCTTGGGTAAAAAGCTTGGGCTTCCCAAGAAGATTGTTAATAAGGCTTTATATGCCCTCTTAAGGACAAACCAAGCAGTAAAACAAGGTGACAGTCCTCCTCTGTGGAGACTCCGCAAGGAAAAGGACAGTGAGCCCATCAAAGAGAGAGACCAAACACAGTTTTCAAAGGATTCTGAGACAAAGCCAGGTCAGAAGTCATCCATAAAACAAGAGGCTACAGGGGATCTCATCAGCACCAGTGATCCCTCTGCATCAAAGCTCCTTGTTGAGGCTGATAGCCATTCCACTGACCAGTCAGAGGACTCAGAAGGGGAAGATACCTGTGAAACGTTGCTTCCTGACCAGGTTCAAAAGACTCTTTTACCTTCTGTGCACTCAGTAACCTTGCCAACAATGGCCGATACGAAAGATAGCAAAGAGAAGATCCTACAGTACCTGTATGAAGCAGGTACAAGCAATGCGCTTGTGATTGCGAAGAACCTTGGCCTGCGAAGTGCAAAGCAGGTAAATCCCACACTCTATGCAATGGAGAAACAAGGTGACGTAAGGCGTGACTCTGAAGTTACACCACATACCTGGTCACTTAGTGTACACCGGCAGGAAAAGATGGACCGCCAACGAAAAGTCGCTGCAAATGCAAAACAGGATGAAAACAGTGCAGAGATGTTAAGCTTTGCAACAGAAGCAATTGCAAGCGTAAATGATACACTGGAGTTTTTAAGTGGTACTGCAACGGAGCCGATGGATGGTGGTGAAAGTCTATTGGATGAGATTTTAGGCAACAACACAGAGCTTGACATGCCTGGCCTTGAGGTAATGCCACCCAAACCCAGTGAACCTTCCTTTCCACCCCACTACTTCCAACCTCCTTCCCATCAGTTTTCCTACTATCAGGATATGGCCAGTAATGGAGGAGAACGTTCACAGTGGGCATCTGACGACATTCCGGAATTCCTGAACACGATTCGCTCTGAGGTTGCCGTTTCATTGGCTGCTCCTCTTCACCCAGCCCAGAGCCTGGAGTCAAGCAGATTGCAGAAACTGAAAGAGGCCCGCAGTAAGAACCCAGTTAGCGGACTGATGGAGTTTGCTCAGCAATTTGGACACTCTTGTGAATTCCTACTTCTGGACCAGTCTGGACCCTCACATGAGCCCAG GTTTCGGATGCAGGTCATGCTAGATGGTCGTAGGTTTCCACCGGCTGAGGGTCCAAACAAAAAAGTGGCCAAAAAAGATGCCGCAGCCATAACCCTGAAGATTCTTTGGAAGGAGACGGAAGGAGCAGGTGATGGCGAAGAGGAAGAACCGAGTATTGAGGGAGCTGAGTCAAACACTGACCCGGCAGATGATATGCaa GGTGGTACAGATACTCCGCCCCAGGCTCTGGCTCGGTCTTTACCTGGAGGAAAGAACCCCGTATCTGTTCTAATGGAGCATAGCCAGCGCAGTGGGCATGCAATCCAGTTTATCAAGACAGGACAGGAAGGGCCACCCCATGATCCACG GTTTATGTTCCGCGTAAAGGTTGGGGAACGTCTCTTCCAAGAAGCCTCAGCACCCAGTAAGAAAGCAGCGAAGCAGCTGGCAGCGGAGGAGGCCATGAAAGAGCTGATGGGAGATGGACTACTACATCTCAACAAG CCTCCAGGTACTTTCTGCCCTGTGGGAGACAATGAGTCTCAGCCAGCGATTCCCGCATGCCCCTCGCTACCCCCTCTGACGGCAGCTGAGCTCCAGGCGGCCCATGAAGCAGGTGTGGGTGACCTTATTAACTACCTGAACAACAACGCTGTGTCCGGCCTGCTGGAGTACGCCCGTGCTCGAGGCTTCGCTGCTGAGATCAGCCTGGTGGGCCAGTCTGGACCCTCGCACGAGCCCAA GTTTACATACCAGGCTAAATTAGGAGGGCGGTGGTTTCCTGCAGTTTGTGCAAGTAATAAAAAGCAGGGGAAGCAGGAGGCGGCGGATGCTGCTCTTCGAGTGCTCATTGGAGAAGCTGAGAAAGCAGCACGTACTGGAGAGCTCACGCCAGAG ctGCCTGTGTCAGGCAGTACGATGCACGATCAGATCGCCATGCTAAGCCATCAGCGCTTTAATGCCCTCACAGCACGCATCCAGCACAGCCTTCTGGGTAGGAAGATTCTTGCTACCATTGTGATGCGGAAAGGAACAGATACTCTCGGAACCGTTGTCAGCCTCGGGACAG GAAACCGCTGTGTGAAGGGAGAGGAGCTTAGCCTGCGAGGGGACACCGTTAATGACTGCCACGCAGAAATCATCTCCAGGAGAGGCTTTATCCG GTTTTTATACGGTGAACTGATAAAGCATTGGGAAAGCCCTGGTGATGAGACTATTTTTGAGTTGGCAGACGATGGGAAGCTGAAGATCAAATCCGACATCACCTTTCATCTTTATATTAG CACTGCTCCATGTGGCGATGGCGCTCTGTTCGATAAGTCATGCAGCGAGGCCGCCGAATTAGACGGCTCTCAGCACATGCCTCTCTTTGAGAACGTTAAACAGGGCAAGCTCAGAACCAAGGTGGAGAATGGTAAGAGACCAAAAAAACTACATCTGTAA
- the adar gene encoding double-stranded RNA-specific adenosine deaminase isoform X1 → MSRGRGGYHKDCQRFSLPPQQGKPRFHSHQTTSHPRGPRVQSTDSVSDSYPHGSFYSTHPAAPRVPPRGGPFHPSPSDPPLWASPRHGSDQIFDSNSLSFRQHQVQFLRGQSAQAPQFKAPQQLGSQTSSLGEEVSTGPTQYQAGYRDFKSSGSSFGRREGYGRGQGNWQRQQNFGNTPGPKRKSHWNHYLQKGQYYPNQYTKHYWNTQVDDVSSDLHNLSLGDRVTRVDTSDTSSCSSLSSKVSSSPSSVRESLYFTPEIQQQVFTFLTSLGPDETIQARVLGKKLGLPKKIVNKALYALLRTNQAVKQGDSPPLWRLRKEKDSEPIKERDQTQFSKDSETKPGQKSSIKQEATGDLISTSDPSASKLLVEADSHSTDQSEDSEGEDTCETLLPDQVQKTLLPSVHSVTLPTMADTKDSKEKILQYLYEAGTSNALVIAKNLGLRSAKQVNPTLYAMEKQGDVRRDSEVTPHTWSLSVHRQEKMDRQRKVAANAKQDENSAEMLSFATEAIASVNDTLEFLSGTATEPMDGGESLLDEILGNNTELDMPGLEVMPPKPSEPSFPPHYFQPPSHQFSYYQDMASNGGERSQWASDDIPEFLNTIRSEVAVSLAAPLHPAQSLESSRLQKLKEARSKNPVSGLMEFAQQFGHSCEFLLLDQSGPSHEPRFRMQVMLDGRRFPPAEGPNKKVAKKDAAAITLKILWKETEGAGDGEEEEPSIEGAESNTDPADDMQGGTDTPPQALARSLPGGKNPVSVLMEHSQRSGHAIQFIKTGQEGPPHDPRFMFRVKVGERLFQEASAPSKKAAKQLAAEEAMKELMGDGLLHLNKPPGTFCPVGDNESQPAIPACPSLPPLTAAELQAAHEAGVGDLINYLNNNAVSGLLEYARARGFAAEISLVGQSGPSHEPKFTYQAKLGGRWFPAVCASNKKQGKQEAADAALRVLIGEAEKAARTGELTPELPVSGSTMHDQIAMLSHQRFNALTARIQHSLLGRKILATIVMRKGTDTLGTVVSLGTGNRCVKGEELSLRGDTVNDCHAEIISRRGFIRFLYGELIKHWESPGDETIFELADDGKLKIKSDITFHLYISTAPCGDGALFDKSCSEAAELDGSQHMPLFENVKQGKLRTKVENGEGTIPVESSDIVPTWDGIQHGERLRTMSCSDKILRWNVLGLQGALLSHFIHPVYLRSITLGYLYSHGHLTRAVCCRLARDGDVFKKSLPANFTLNHPEVGRVSVYDSTRHTGKTKESSVNWSQPDQFTVEVLDGTKGKVDSPKMEISRVSKSNLFRLFQALCQHAGRADLLAQPSYAHAKMAATSFQDAKRLFFLALSQHGYGSWIGKPLEEKSFEGEDARGGSGDRQAPGPPGCTVDPHSCSGSNNNNFNPVAQSF, encoded by the exons ATGAGCAGAGGTAGAGGAGGGTATCACAAAGATTGTCAGCGATTCTCTCTCCCTCCCCAACAGGGAAAACCTCGGTTTCATTCCCACCAAACTACTAGTCACCCACGTGGCCCTCGTGTCCAAAGCACAGACTCTGTATCTGACAGTTATCCTCACGGTTCCTTTTACTCCACCCACCCAGCTGCTCCTCGCGTGCCTCCACGTGGTGGTCCTTTTCACCCTAGCCCCTCTGATCCACCCCTGTGGGCATCCCCTCGGCACGGCAGTGATCAGATCTTCGACTCAAATAGTCTAAGCTTCCGACAACACCAGGTGCAGTTCCTCAGGGGGCAGAGTGCACAGGCTCCGCAATTTAAAGCACCCCAGCAGCTTGGATCCCAAACCTCCAGCCTAGGGGAAGAGGTCTCTACTGGGCCTACCCAGTACCAGGCAGGTTATCGTGACTTCAAATCAAGTGGTAGCAGTTTTGGAAGAAGAGAAGGCTACGGCAGAGGCCAAGGAAACTGGCAAAGGCAGCAGAACTTTGGAAATACACCTGGACCTAAGAGAAAGTCACACTGGAATCACTATCTCCAGAAGGGACAGTATTATCCCAATCAATACACTAAACACTACTGGAATACACAAGTAGATGATGTGTCCTCGGACCTTCATAATCTGAGTTTGGGTGACCGGGTAACAAGGGTAGACACCTCTGACACCTCATCCTGCAGTAGCCTTTCCAGCAAGGTTTCCAGTTCTCCCAGCTCGGTCAGAGAGTCTCTGTATTTCACCCCTGAGATCCAGCAACAGGTCTTCACTTTTTTGACGTCACTTGGGCCAGACGAGACCATTCAGGCCAGGGTCTTGGGTAAAAAGCTTGGGCTTCCCAAGAAGATTGTTAATAAGGCTTTATATGCCCTCTTAAGGACAAACCAAGCAGTAAAACAAGGTGACAGTCCTCCTCTGTGGAGACTCCGCAAGGAAAAGGACAGTGAGCCCATCAAAGAGAGAGACCAAACACAGTTTTCAAAGGATTCTGAGACAAAGCCAGGTCAGAAGTCATCCATAAAACAAGAGGCTACAGGGGATCTCATCAGCACCAGTGATCCCTCTGCATCAAAGCTCCTTGTTGAGGCTGATAGCCATTCCACTGACCAGTCAGAGGACTCAGAAGGGGAAGATACCTGTGAAACGTTGCTTCCTGACCAGGTTCAAAAGACTCTTTTACCTTCTGTGCACTCAGTAACCTTGCCAACAATGGCCGATACGAAAGATAGCAAAGAGAAGATCCTACAGTACCTGTATGAAGCAGGTACAAGCAATGCGCTTGTGATTGCGAAGAACCTTGGCCTGCGAAGTGCAAAGCAGGTAAATCCCACACTCTATGCAATGGAGAAACAAGGTGACGTAAGGCGTGACTCTGAAGTTACACCACATACCTGGTCACTTAGTGTACACCGGCAGGAAAAGATGGACCGCCAACGAAAAGTCGCTGCAAATGCAAAACAGGATGAAAACAGTGCAGAGATGTTAAGCTTTGCAACAGAAGCAATTGCAAGCGTAAATGATACACTGGAGTTTTTAAGTGGTACTGCAACGGAGCCGATGGATGGTGGTGAAAGTCTATTGGATGAGATTTTAGGCAACAACACAGAGCTTGACATGCCTGGCCTTGAGGTAATGCCACCCAAACCCAGTGAACCTTCCTTTCCACCCCACTACTTCCAACCTCCTTCCCATCAGTTTTCCTACTATCAGGATATGGCCAGTAATGGAGGAGAACGTTCACAGTGGGCATCTGACGACATTCCGGAATTCCTGAACACGATTCGCTCTGAGGTTGCCGTTTCATTGGCTGCTCCTCTTCACCCAGCCCAGAGCCTGGAGTCAAGCAGATTGCAGAAACTGAAAGAGGCCCGCAGTAAGAACCCAGTTAGCGGACTGATGGAGTTTGCTCAGCAATTTGGACACTCTTGTGAATTCCTACTTCTGGACCAGTCTGGACCCTCACATGAGCCCAG GTTTCGGATGCAGGTCATGCTAGATGGTCGTAGGTTTCCACCGGCTGAGGGTCCAAACAAAAAAGTGGCCAAAAAAGATGCCGCAGCCATAACCCTGAAGATTCTTTGGAAGGAGACGGAAGGAGCAGGTGATGGCGAAGAGGAAGAACCGAGTATTGAGGGAGCTGAGTCAAACACTGACCCGGCAGATGATATGCaa GGTGGTACAGATACTCCGCCCCAGGCTCTGGCTCGGTCTTTACCTGGAGGAAAGAACCCCGTATCTGTTCTAATGGAGCATAGCCAGCGCAGTGGGCATGCAATCCAGTTTATCAAGACAGGACAGGAAGGGCCACCCCATGATCCACG GTTTATGTTCCGCGTAAAGGTTGGGGAACGTCTCTTCCAAGAAGCCTCAGCACCCAGTAAGAAAGCAGCGAAGCAGCTGGCAGCGGAGGAGGCCATGAAAGAGCTGATGGGAGATGGACTACTACATCTCAACAAG CCTCCAGGTACTTTCTGCCCTGTGGGAGACAATGAGTCTCAGCCAGCGATTCCCGCATGCCCCTCGCTACCCCCTCTGACGGCAGCTGAGCTCCAGGCGGCCCATGAAGCAGGTGTGGGTGACCTTATTAACTACCTGAACAACAACGCTGTGTCCGGCCTGCTGGAGTACGCCCGTGCTCGAGGCTTCGCTGCTGAGATCAGCCTGGTGGGCCAGTCTGGACCCTCGCACGAGCCCAA GTTTACATACCAGGCTAAATTAGGAGGGCGGTGGTTTCCTGCAGTTTGTGCAAGTAATAAAAAGCAGGGGAAGCAGGAGGCGGCGGATGCTGCTCTTCGAGTGCTCATTGGAGAAGCTGAGAAAGCAGCACGTACTGGAGAGCTCACGCCAGAG ctGCCTGTGTCAGGCAGTACGATGCACGATCAGATCGCCATGCTAAGCCATCAGCGCTTTAATGCCCTCACAGCACGCATCCAGCACAGCCTTCTGGGTAGGAAGATTCTTGCTACCATTGTGATGCGGAAAGGAACAGATACTCTCGGAACCGTTGTCAGCCTCGGGACAG GAAACCGCTGTGTGAAGGGAGAGGAGCTTAGCCTGCGAGGGGACACCGTTAATGACTGCCACGCAGAAATCATCTCCAGGAGAGGCTTTATCCG GTTTTTATACGGTGAACTGATAAAGCATTGGGAAAGCCCTGGTGATGAGACTATTTTTGAGTTGGCAGACGATGGGAAGCTGAAGATCAAATCCGACATCACCTTTCATCTTTATATTAG CACTGCTCCATGTGGCGATGGCGCTCTGTTCGATAAGTCATGCAGCGAGGCCGCCGAATTAGACGGCTCTCAGCACATGCCTCTCTTTGAGAACGTTAAACAGGGCAAGCTCAGAACCAAGGTGGAGAATG GCGAAGGCACCATCCCAGTGGAGTCCAGTGATATTGTGCCCACCTGGGATGGCATTCAGCACGGTGAGCGTCTGAGGACCATGAGCTGCAGCGACAAGATCCTGCGCTGGAACGTGCTCGGCCTACAGGGGGCGCTCCTTAGCCACTTCATCCACCCCGTGTATTTGCGCTCGATCACTCTTG GGTATCTCTACAGCCATGGTCACCTGACTCGAGCAGTATGCTGCCGATTGGCTAGAGATGGGGACGTGTTCAAAAAGAGTTTACCAGCAAACTTTACTCTTAACCACCCTGAG GTGGGCAGGGTGAGTGTGTATGACTCAACACGCCACACAGGTAAGACCAAAGAGTCCAGCGTTAACTGGAGTCAGCCAGACCAGTTTACTGTGGAGGTGCTGGATGGCACCAAGGGCAAAGTGGACAG TCCCAAGATGGAGATATCGCGGGTTTCCAAGTCCAATCTGTTCCGTCTCTTCCAAGCTTTGTGCCAGCATGCAGGCCGGGCCGATCTGTTGGCACAACCGTCCTACGCCCACGCGAAGATGGCCGCCACTTCATTCCAGGATGCCAAGAGGCTGTTCTTCCTGGCCCTGAGCCAACATGGATATGGATCCTGGATCGGGAAGCCCTTGGAAGAAAAAAGTTTTGAGGGAGAAGACGCAAGAGGAGGAAGCGGGGACAGACAGGCACCCGGCCCACCAGGTTGCACTGTTGACCCCCATAGCTGCTCGGGCTCAAATAACAACAATTTTAACCCCGTGGCACAGAGCTTTTAG